From Aspergillus fumigatus Af293 chromosome 3, whole genome shotgun sequence, a single genomic window includes:
- a CDS encoding translocon subunit SSS1, with product MSDTIQELADIPRDFLRDGMLFVRRCTKPDKREFIKISQAVGMGFIIMVSSSSIGYFIKVLGSMRRPFLIVLFTIVHIPVNNILVGGA from the exons ATGTCCGACACCATTCAAGAACTCGCCGATATCCCTCGCGACTTCCTTCGGGATGGCATGTTGTTCGTGCGCAGGTGCACCAAGC CCGACAAGCGTGAATTCATCAAGATCAGCCAGGCTGTAGGCATgggcttcatcatcatggtaAGCTCTTCTT CCATTGGGTACTTCATCAA AGTCCTGGGGAGCATGCGACGACCCTTTCTAATTGTGCTTTTCACTATAGTACACATTCCCGTcaacaacatcctcgtcGGTGGCGCTTAG
- a CDS encoding WD40 repeat domain-containing protein gives MNPSGSSSIGGNRSEESTPRRVSGTVWHPAREWLEQDEEEDDMDYEPESEVTEDRDEDGYENEDQNEDDDEGHFDPHLRLGNIHIEFSMDDPDHEETGGETQEGRHTRVSAARLLNLLASNGLRHILHYNGWRGGTLGDEDDDDEVFGFLRYSRRSRRSGAENLPKVPSDEGTELMRSGDFGENPSYVDMLRKRKKTLAAKIMWRELGVDVSGRHRVAVQSTAQDLIPGSAADKIIHYDSRCYSGQFSDDGNFFFCCAQDFKVRMYDTSNPFEWKYYKTVDYPFGQWTITDASLSPDNKFLAYTSIRNIVCLAPTDPADQSDPSVLDLSLGRVGRGFHDSSHSAIWSVRFSGDGREIVAGKSDNSVIVYDIETRQSVLRLQKHEDDVNAVCFGDKSSPHILYSGSDDSTIRVWDRRSMGDGREAGVFIGHTEGITYVDSKGDGRYVLSNGKDQTMKLWDLRKMMTTARFADIDVSSYTTGYDYRFEPYPEDYYEPHPHDCSVVTFRGHRVLKTLIRCHFSPSSSTNSRYVYTGSEDGKVYVYNLDATLAGTIDVGLATLNSRPRDPDMFTTAYEIRSRSGEMLWRTCVRDASWHPSAPVLAATSWNGWGLSTGTCSLHSWNDGAADDEGTPSIGKSYDCNLNYLPEFNQYKEKSVRSRPVRRSPLDEELAYELW, from the exons ATGAATCCATCTGGTTCGTCTTCCATTGGTGGTAACAGGTCGGAAGAGTCTACGCCTCGAAGAGTCTCCGGTACAGTGTGGCACCCGGCTAGAGAGTGGCTTGAacaggacgaggaggaagacgacatGGATTATGAACCGGAGTCCGAGGTTACGGAAGATAgagatgaggatggataTGAAAATGAAGATCaaaatgaagatgacgatgaaggtCACTTCG ACCCTCACTTGCGTCTAGGTAACATACATATTGAATTCTCCATGGATGATCCCGATCATGAAGAGACTGGCGGAGAAACTCAAGAAGGTAGACACACTCGAG TATCGGCTGCTCGATTATTGAATCTGTTAGCTTCCAATGGTCTGCGACATATCCTCCACTACAATGGGTGGAGAGGGGGTACGTtaggtgatgaagatgacgatgacgaagtaTTCGGTTTCTTGAGATATTCACGAAGATCTCGACGTTCCGGAGCTGAGAATTTACCGAAGGTTCCAAGTGATGAGGGTACGGAACTCATGCGATCCGGCGATTTCGGAGAGAATCCTTCTTATGTCGACATGCTGAGGAAACGCAAAAAGACGCTTGCAGCAAAGATCATGTGGAGAGAACTGGGTGTTGACGTATCTGGGAGGCATAGAGTGGCTGTGCAGTCAACTGCACAA GATCTGATACCTGGTTCCGCCGCAGACAAGATTATTCATTATGACTCGCGATGTTATTCGGGTCAATTTTCTGACGACGGtaacttcttcttctgctgtgcGCAGGACTTCAAAGTTCGGATGTACGATACATCTAATCCATTCGAGTGGAAGTACTACAAGACTGTCGACTATCCATTTGGCCAGTGGACCATTACCGATGCGAGCTTGAGTCCAGACAACAAGTTCTTGGCATATACATCCATTAGAAATATCGTCTGCCTTGCACCGACAGACCCAGCTGACCAATCCGACCCCTCTGTGTTGGACCTGTCCTTAGGCCGTGTTGGGCGCGGCTTCCACGACAGCTCGCATAGTGCG ATATGGTCAGTCCGCTTCTCGGGTGATGGACGCGAAATAGTTGCCGGAAAATCTGACAATTCGGTAATTGTCTATGATATCGAAACAAGGCAGTCTGTTCTAAGACTACAGAAGCATGAAGACGATGTCAACGCCGTCTGCTTCGGCGATAAATCATCGCCTCACATTTTATACTCTGGCTCGGATGACTCCACGATCCGTGTTTGGGACCGGCGTTCCATGGGTGACGGCCGGGAGGCTGGGGTGTTCATAGGCCACACGGAAGGTATTACATATGTCGACAGCAAAGGAGACGGTCGATATGTTCTTTCCAACGGGAAAGACCAGACAATGAAATTGTGGGATCTgagaaagatgatgacaaCGGCAAGGTTTGCAGACATCGACGTGAGCAGTTATACCACTGGTTATGATTACAGATTCGAGCCTTATCCCGAAGATTACTACGAGCCACATCCACACGACTGCTCTGTTGTCACGTTCCGAGGTCATCGGGTACTCAAGACACTCATCCGTTGTCATTTCTCGCCATCAAGTAGCACGAACTCGCGCTATGTTTACACCGGAAGTGAAGACGGCAAAGTGTACGTTTACAACCTGGACGCAACGCTTGCGGGCACTATTGATGTCGGGCTTGCAACTCTGAATTCGAGACCGCGCGATCCTGATATGTTCACCACCGCGTATGAGAtcaggagcaggagcgggGAGATGCTGTGGCGGACCTGCGTTCGAGATGCGAGTTGGCATCCCAGCGCGCCAGTCCTCGCTG CAACATCCTGGAACGGCTGGGGTTTATCCACGGGTACCTGCAGCCTGCATAGCTGGAACGatggtgctgctgatgacGAAGGTACTCCATCGATCGGGAAGAGCTACGATTGCAACTTAAATTACTTGCCCGAGTTCAACCAGTACAAGGAAAAGTCGGTGCGGAGTCGGCCTGTCAGAAGGAGTCCGTTAGACGAGGAACTTGCATATGAACTCTGGTAA